The following coding sequences lie in one Stigmatopora argus isolate UIUO_Sarg chromosome 5, RoL_Sarg_1.0, whole genome shotgun sequence genomic window:
- the aacs gene encoding acetoacetyl-CoA synthetase — translation MYKDKSDTIMEADNKVLWYPNSKKDTRMDQFRRQVNREHGLNLANYGDLYQWSVDCYADFWSQVWSFCDVVSSKPYYQVVDLSKCISDVPEWFSGARLNYAENLLKHAEQDKVALYAATEANEEIVKVTFRELRRDVALFAAAMRKMGVQTGDRVVGYLPNGIHAVEAMLAAASIGAIWSSTSVDFGVNGVLDRFSQIQPKLLLSVAAVVYNGKTHDHVEKLTCVVKGLPDLQKVVVIPYARKKQDVDLSKIPNSVFIDDFLASGRGDGDQLPQLEFEQLPFNHPLLIMYSSGTTGAPKCMVHSAGGTLIQHLKEHILHGNMSSSDVIIYYTTTGWMMWNWLVSSLAVGASVVLYDGSPLMPTPDVLWNLTETLGISIFGTGAKWLSVLQERNLKPAESHNLQSLHTILSTGSPLKPQSYDYVYRCIKSDVLLGSISGGTDIVSCFMGQNPTVPVYRGEIQTRNLGMAVEAWNFEGKPVWGESGELVCLKAIPCQPTHFWNDDNGSKYHKAYFSTFPGVWAHGDYCKINPKTGGVVMLGRSDGTLNPNGVRFGSSEIYNIVEAFEEVSDSLCVPQYNSDGEERVILFLKMAPGKAFGTELATRLKAAIRKALSARHVPALFLETADIPYTLSGKKVEVAVKQVLAGREVSQRGAFSNPDSLDLYKNIPELQNF, via the exons ATGTACAAAGACAAAAGCGACACGATAATGGAGGCGGATAACAAGGTGCTTTGGTACCCGAACTCCAAGAAGGACACGCGAATGGACCAATTCAGGCGGCAGGTGAACCGGGAGCATGGGCTCAATCTGG CCAATTATGGGGACTTGTACCAGTGGTCCGTGGATTGCTATGCCGACTTCTGGTCACAAGTTTGGAGCTTCTGCGACGTGGTCAGCTCCAAACCCTACTACCAG GTGGTGGACTTGTCCAAGTGTATTTCGGACGTTCCCGAGTGGTTTTCGGGGGCTCGCCTGAACTACGCTGAGAACTTGCTCAAACACGCCGAGCAGGATAAAGTTGCTCTTTATGCGGCGA ccgaGGCGAATGAGGAGATTGTGAAAGTCACTTTTCGGGAGCTGAGGCGCGACGTGGCGTTGTTCGCCGCGGCCATGAGGAAGATGGGTGTCCAGACGGGTGACAGAGTTGTGG gcTACCTGCCCAACGGAATCCATGCAGTGGAAGCCATGTTAGCAGCGGCAAGCATTGGCGCCATTTGGAGCTCCACGTCCGTTGATTTTGGAGTtaat GGTGTTCTGGACCGGTTCTCGCAAATCCAGCCCAAATTGCTCCTGTCCGTTGCCGCCGTGGTGTACAACGGCAAAACTCACGACCACGTGGAGAAGCTCACCTGTGTGGTCAAAG GTCTTCCCGATCTCCAGAAGGTGGTGGTGATCCCTTACGCTCGCAAAAAACAAGACGTTGACCTCTCCAAGATCCCCAACAG CGTGTTCATCGACGATTTCCTGGCGTCCGGTCGCGGTGACGGCGATCAACTTCCTCAGCTGGAGTTCGAGCAGCTGCCATTTAACCACCCGCTCCTCATCATGTACTCTTCGGGAACCACGGGAGCACCCAAGTGTATGGTCCACTCAGCAGGG GGGACCCTCATCCAACACCTCAAAGAACACATTCTCCACGGCAACATGAGCAGCAGCGATGTCATCATTTACTACACCACC ACGGGCTGGATGATGTGGAACTGGCTGGTGTCTTCTCTGGCCGTCGGCGCTTCGGTGGTCCTGTACGACGGATCGCCCCTCATGCCGACCCCCGATGTCCTGTGGAACCTGACCGAAACGCTGGG CATCAGCATCTTCGGCACCGGAGCAAAATGGCTGTCGGTGTTGCAGGAGAGAAACCTCAAACCAG CTGAAAGCCACAACCTCCAGTCCCTGCACACGATCCTGTCCACCGGCTCTCCTCTCAAGCCCCAAAGCTACGACTACGTGTACCGCTGCATCAAAAGCGACGTGTTGCTGGGCTCCATATCTG GAGGCACAGACATCGTGTCATGTTTCATGGGTCAGAATCCAACAGTTCCAGTGTACCGGGGGGAGATCCAGACCAGAAATCTGGGCATGGCGGTGGAAGCGTGGAACTTTGAAG GTAAGCCCGTTTGGGGAGAAAGTGGCGAGCTGGTGTGTTTGAAAGCCATCCCGTGCCAGCCCACGCATTTCTGGAACGATGACAATGGCAGCAAGTACCACAAAGCTTACTTCTCTACATTCCCAG gtgTCTGGGCCCACGGCGACTACTGCAAAATCAATCCCAAGACGGGCGGGGTCGTCATGCTCGGTAGGAG CGACGGAACGTTGAACCCAAACGGTGTCCGCTTCGGCAGTTCGGAGATCTACAACATTG TGGAGGCCTTTGAAGAAGTGTCGGACAGCCTCTGCGTCCCTCAGTACAACTCGGACGGCGAGGAGAGGGTGATCCTCTTCCTCAAGATGGCGCCCGGGAAGGCCTTCGGCACCGAGCTGGCGACCCGTCTCAAGGCGGCCATTCGGAAAGCGCTGTCCGCCCGCCACGTGCCCGCCCTCTTCTTGGAGACGGCAGACATTCCG TACACGCTGAGCGGAAAGAAGGTGGAAGTGGCGGTCAAGCAAGTTCTGGCGGGCCGCGAAGTATCCCAGCGGGGGGCTTTCTCCAACCCCGATTCTCTGGATCTCTACAAGAACATTCCGGAATTGCAGAATTTCTGA